The following proteins are co-located in the Malus sylvestris chromosome 13, drMalSylv7.2, whole genome shotgun sequence genome:
- the LOC126594750 gene encoding xyloglucan endotransglucosylase/hydrolase protein 24-like, producing the protein MASVLSSSSYILLFSLMVTSLMVASAGNFYQDIQVTWGDGRGKILNNSELLTLSLDKSSGSGFQSTNQYLFGKIDMQIKLVPGNSAGTVTTYYLRSEGSSWDEIDFEFLGNLSGDPYIVHTNIFSQGKGNKEQQFYLWFDPTADFHTYSILWNAQHIVLYVDGTPIREFKNLESIGVSYPKNQSMRIYSSLWNADDWATRGGLVKTDWSQAPFTASYRNFNADNACIWWSSGSTSCSSNSNSTSSVLLSQELDSTSQERLQWVQKNYMVYNYCADTKRFPQGLPLECTASNTS; encoded by the exons ATGGCTTCTGTTTTATCTTCTTCCAGTTATATTCTGCTATTTTCCCTCATGGTTACCTCTTTGATGGTTGCTTCTGCTGGAAACTTCTACCAGGATATTCAGGTTACATGGGGTGATGGCCGCGGTAAGATACTAAACAACAGCGAGCTTCTTACTCTCTCACTTGACAAGTCCTCTGGTTCTGGCTTCCAATCCACAAATCAATATCTTTTTGGAAAAATTGATATGCAAATTAAGCTTGTTCCTGGTAACTCTGCAGGCACTGTCACTACCTATTAC TTGCGCTCAGAAGGGTCTTCGTGGGATGAGATAGACTTTGAATTCTTGGGGAATCTTAGTGGCGACCCTTATATTGTTCATACCAATATATTCAGCCAAGGCAAAGGCAACAAAGAGCAGCAATTCTACCTCTGGTTCGACCCAACTGCTGATTTTCACACCTACTCTATCCTTTGGAATGCCCAACATATTGT CCTCTATGTTGATGGCACACCCATTAGAGAGTTCAAGAACTTGGAGTCAATTGGTGTTTCATACCCAAAGAACCAGTCCATGAGGATATATTCAAGCCTCTGGAACGCTGATGACTGGGCCACTAGAGGAGGTCTGGTCAAGACAGATTGGTCCCAAGCTCCCTTTACTGCTTCGTACAGGAATTTCAATGCTGATAATGCTTGCATTTGGTGGTCTTCGGGTTCTACTTCTTGCAGTTCAAATTCAAACTCAACGAGCTCTGTCTTGCTCTCACAAGAATTGGACTCCACAAGCCAAGAGAGGCTTCAATGGGTGCAAAAGAATTACATGGTTTATAATTACTGCGCAGACACAAAGCGATTCCCGCAAGGCCTCCCTCTAGAATGCACTGCCAGCAACACATCTTAA